AGGAACAAATCGTTGCGGACATTGTCGACCGGCATCAGGAATTTGTCCGCGATGGGGAACTacaccagcagcaacagcagcaatgACCCATGCGATCGCCAAGGGCACTCAGCGGACAACATCAGCACTTTCAGCAACAGCAACACCAGCAACAGGTCCAGCACCAGCCGCAGGGTGACTGCCGGGTGACGATGCCGCACTTTTGCAAGGTGCTGAACCCGGGGCGAAAATACTGAGCTGAGTTCCCGGGCTTACAGAACCGGACTACGGTTCCACGGTAGTTCCTCCGCATTAAggagatggtttttttttctgggtttgggtggttctgtcagaatcgtGGAAGAAGATTTTCACGATAGGGTGAATCGTTTGTTTAATGTGTAAGGGCTTATCATTTGACACATTGGGACAAAACAGTAAAGGTTAACGTAAGTGTCGTCTGGTAACTATACAGTATATAACATACATATATGAATTGATGACTGTGTCTGTGTAGTGTgtaatcaatagtgaaatgacaACAATTGGCAACCGAAAAAGGATAAAAATTAGTGCACGCTATCGTAACGTTTAGACAGTAAAGTGAACCTTAACTGGGTGTGTAGTGaaaattaatattgaaattGTACTACAAAATAAAACCTTGCTTTATAAGGTGACAGATTAGAGGTGACCCTAGAACAATAGGTGAACGTTCCTCACATCATAAAGTTTAGACAGATTTATACTTTAACATAAAATCATAGACAAACCTCCGACTATCGATGTCATCTGAGAGACATTGATATTGGTCTCTTTCATCAGAATGTCTCTGCAAGTGGAGTGCTGCCATCTGCGGATGAGTAGCCAGCTCCAAACCTCCATCTACCGAAAAGTAGTGAAAACCACTGTCAATGTCTCTAATAGCTGGCAACCCAAACGAGGAAATTGCATTTTAACCCTGACATTTTAAACCCTCACGAAGGCCTCCAATCGCAACTGAGACAAAAGAACAACACTCCCATGAAACGCATCGGTCCAACAGTAGTGaagcagacaaaaaaaaatacgctaGGCGCTAGGCAGCAAGGGATTCGTAGTGTCAAACATTTGGAATAAATACAATCTAGTGATTGCTAATAGCAGCAAATAGTCATTCCGTAAAAGATGAAATGCGTAGCTGAAAAGAGCGGGATCTATTTACAACCTAATTTAGACTTTCTTTTGTTCAAGTGCAATACAGAAACCGTACAGTGTTAAGCCCGTTCCACACAGTCTGCCGGAGATGATAATCATTTTTACCTTAAATCCCACTCACGGACTAACGAACGTAACAGAACAAAAGGATGTGTTGttataaaatacaaatatataCTTTCTAAACGAATgaagaaaaactgaaaatgctGTGCTAAGTTTAAGTGTTCTTACGATGGAAAATTAATCGAAAGAAGCTGTGTACTAAGAAAGTGTTAGCAAAACGGAAAACCTCGTATAATCTTTGGAtagaaccaaaaaaatcaaaacaacctGATGTTTCAGTTTCAGACATATCAAAATCAAACATCGCATGACCAATTCGTAAACCGCAAGTTGAATTTCCAcccaacaaaaacataaacgtGTCGTTTTATATGGCCAGTAATGAATATTTTAATGTGAGCCTGATCCTGAGAAGTATTGTACTAAAGAAGAGAAAATCTTCAGATAACTTGTAGAATAGTAAGAcagaataacatttaaaaaataacaagataaaAAAGAATATCCACCATGTTAGAGCAGTCCCCCGAGGTTAAAATTAACATGAAGTGAACAAATGTAACGACCATTTAGAGGCGCTGCAACTGCAACTGTTACAAGAAGGTCCTATACACCAACATAGCGAAACTGATATGAGAATAGCAAACTGTTACTAGAGTTAGCGAATCTTAACGATTTAACCCCCGTAAACAAGTGACGGTAATGATGACCTAAACTcctaagctcgagaaaaagggggagtttccatacaaactcgAGCTTGTGATTTTAGGAGTTAAAAATGTAGAAACATCCTACGTTCACCCTTAAACAAGCAGAcaaacataacattttgaatattAACCCTATTTATAGCCAAAACACGaatgcaattttaaattaagttctTAAGTTTTGAATACTTTCACCTTGTTTACAAACCGTGAACATCAGCAAAACAGCAGTGTGTTCGTAATATTGCCGATATTTCGCGCATGAGAGAAGACCCGTACACTATCCTGAAAATTGTCCATGTACTTTCTTAAGTTTATCAATGCAGCTGTTCAATTCCTATCTCCATtgaatttggtaataaataggTCAGCTAATAGAAAAGATTCGTTGATACTAATACTTTTGAAAACAGTGACAGAGGAATTTACTTGGATGAAATAACGCTAATGAAAATCCTATAACTCTCCATTGATAAACCGATAACAACCCTTAATGGTACGGTAATTGTGCGCTTTAGATAAAAGTTAGGGGAAATAGTAAGCTGTAATATGAAACAATCTACATACCACACAAACACAACTATTCAACATGTATTTGGAGCTGGAAGGGCAGCAGAAAAATGTGTATTAACAATTAAAGGTCTCTTTCAGTAGGAAAGGCTATAACGTATAACACTGGGAATGGAAAATCGTCTATGTAAACACAAACAGATGGAAATATTATGAGTAAAACTTAGTGAAAGCTACACTACCGTAAActtctttttttccgaaaagtcccGCGCTCGCAGCAGGCCCCATCATGTTGGCACCAATCTAGAGCTGTCAAAATTGAACGCCATTTGCAATCTTCCTTCGTTTCCCCTCTttttcaaattccaaaattgctGCTCCCGGCcacaccaaattgaccaaaattgtgACCGTGCTGCTCGCGGACTCGGCACTCCTGTCCGTGCTGGTAGTTTTGGTCCAGCTGCTGCGCAAAATGAACGATTACCTGCAGAGTATCTTGGTAAGCCcgcaccaaaaaaaaagtaaaatggcGGACGGTTTTGACCGGTAAGAGGCGGCTATCTTTTCAGCACAACGAAATCTCCGAGTTGAAGAAAGAGTTTCCCATGTTTGACTCGTCGACGGACTGCACGGACACGCCGAACGCGCGGCATCGATTCCGCGGACAGCTGGAACCGGTGCTGCGGCCGAGCGAATCGCTGTCGGACGCGCTGCAGGCCAGCGCGGCGACGACGCAGAACCTGAACGTGATCCAGCTGGAACCGATTTCGATCAAGTCGGCCAAGAAAAATCCGCAGATCGTGAACGTCAAGCAGACGTTTCGGTTTCCGAACAACTTCATCACGGAGAAAAAATCGTACCATTCGTACGGCCAGGCACGGGCTCCGGCGCCTCGGAATATGCACAGCCAGACCAGCAAGACGATTGTGGAGTTGTACGAGGCGGAGAAGCGGGACGACGAGTTGCTGGTGCCGAGGGAGTCGTCAGACAGTGACGTTTCGTTGGATCGAGGACTGCATAGGAACACTTCCTACACGGTGATGGATCCGGTGGGAAAGAAGAACCATCACAAGAATTGCGGCGCGACGAAGCCAGTCGATATGATTATGATCAAGCCGAAGGTCCGAGCGGCCGCTCCGTCGACTCCGTACTTTGGCGGACGCAAGAAGCGACCCGGTTCAAAACGAAAGTACACTCGCGATTACTTCCCATTGACGAGCAAGTCTACGCCGAAACGGAAGTTGGGCATGTACGGATCGCTGAAGGTGGATGGCGGTGATGGAGATTCTGGAAACCTGGACGATCCTACGACAACAACTACAACGATGACCACCACGGAGAGCAGTAACCCGTCGCAGGATTCGTTGGATGACGAGTGCTCGACCTTTGGAACAGTTGTTCAAATCGGTCGCATCATCGACAAGCTCCAGGATAATATCTGGGAAGTCAGTCTGCACGGTATTCGGGAACTGATGGAAACCGCTAGCCAAGTGGACTGGAAGAAGCACGAAAAGTACGTAACGGTCATAAACCGAAAGATGATTGACTTCCTGAAGAGTCCACGATCTTCCCTGTGCCGGTACGCCTGTCAGGCTAGTGGTGAGCTGTTCCGAGAAGCCAAATCTGTCAAACGACCCGAATTCGACGAAATCGTAGACATTCTGCTGTGCAAAACCGCCGACCCGAACCGCTTCATCCAGAAGGACGCCAACGTTGCGCTGGACAAGCTGGTCACGTACATCCCGATAGGACACTCGGTGCGGGTGCTGGCAGCGCGCGGACCGGTGTAAGTATTCCTTTAAAACCCCCGCCAAAAATCCCCCGTAGACCTTCTGCCCCTCTTCAAAGCCACAAGAATCCCCTGGTACGAACGGCCACAGCTCGGCTGCTAGTCTGCATCTGTGCCCTGTCCGGACTGGACGCCATCCTGGGAACGAACGCGAGCCCCCGAACGCGCAAGGAAATCCTAACCATGCTGGCCAAGTTCCTGACCGACAAGAACCTCGAGACGCGCAAGTTTGGCGAGCGGCTGTACAAAATGCTGCGAAAGCACAAATTCTTCAACGAGTATTTCTACAAGGACATGGACAGCAACTGCAAGAACAACCTGAAGCGGGTACTGAAGGGCATGTGAGGGAGGCGCGCCACGTGGCAAGGATAATTTATTTGCTATTTATTCGAACTTTGAAGTACAACCAATTTGAACAAAGAACCATGCGTTTCCATGCGATCTCCGCTCAAAGGAAGAAAGAGCGTGAGAAAAAGCTCTCTATCACGTGCTCTCTCGTCCCGTGGCTTGTTTACATCGGTGTACCGTTGTTTTATGAATGAACCTCTGTTTGCTTTGTGGTGGTGTGAGACTGTTTTATGAGCTGCAGTATGTTGTTTTATGCTTGCAGTCGGTGTCTGGTTGATGGAGAAGTatgagtgaaatttttaaagagaGCTTTGTGTTTGAAGGAACACAAAAAGGATCATATTCAGTGTTGCCAcaaaactaaaaccaaaaccTCATGACCTTTCAAAGATAAATCTTGGCGTTTTGACAGTTATCCGGGAATGTAAACAGTGATGCACGTTGAGCGTCGGAAGGATttctatccagatttttaatcgaagatggcgttacgaatggtgcacgTCCGCAATGTCAAAATCGCGTTGTAGAGAAAAAgtatggctgtcatgccatggaaaactattttagcaattttggtacatctgcgtgattttgacatttcggccatgcaccattcgtaacgccaaCATCGCTTAGAAATCTGGATACCCAAAGACGGACTTCTGGCTGTGGtacatacacgcagaaaaatattttgcagaatcagcctgtatgaggtttgattcaacaaaaaattttgttggttataatcaacaaattttttgcattgaatcaactatccaatttttttgtttcaaaccgAAACATTTCGTTGtttcaaagcagcttttttgttgaatcaacccTCACTTTTGTTGACCAACATTTGACAGAAGGCGCAATCagcattttgttgaatcaacgtcgGTTTCGTTGTGGAAACAACTCaagatttttatcaaattaaggTTAGTCATTGAATTGAATCAACAAATTgttgaattgaaattaaattgtattttattgatgtttgcatttttcatttattgatAATAATTTTCATTTGCTCCTTCAAGTGTTGCAGCAAATTTGGCCCGTGAGACCATGAGCCATTTCGCTGTTCTTGAACCGCACCTGTTGACACCGCCGCCTCTGAGTGAACCTACAAGTTTGTTTGCCTCCCCGCGTTGAACGGCCATGTTGGCACTGGCTTCCAGATCGTGGTTCTGTTTTCCGCAGAGGTCTGTAAGGATGGAAAAGGCGTTAGAAAGAGACATTTTAGGTAGAATTCTAAGGCGCTTACCTAGCATGTCCCGTCGAAGATTAAGATCTTGGGGAATTCCGATAAATCTGCTAAACTGGGTTGGTTCTCCGCCTTGCAAGTGCACGCTGAGGAGCTTCTGGTCGTGGCAGCTTTGGTATCTTAATTGTCGGGTTTTAGTCGGCCTGATTCTGGGTGGCTTGGAAATCAACCCGAATCTTGAGCACTACCTTTTCGTATTTCGCGAATCGCTCAGATAAACAGGCCACGGATCCATTTGTACAGCCTCGCCGCacggaacgaaaaaaaaatctaccagCCCGCTGAGAAAAAGTCAACATTTTGACAGATAGCGGGCACGTGTAAACCAcaataattttcattcaaatcaaaaaacacaGTCAAGTTAATTCAATGCCGTTGTGGGttgaatcaaatcaaattttgtgttGTTACTTCCAAAAGAGTTTGACAAAATACAGCGAGTAATTTCAACTCAAAATTTTGAGTTGTTTCGATCGGTTAAATAAATcggttaaataaacaaaaaaatggtcaagttaaaacaacatttttttttattcaagccgcattgatttttctgcgtgtactgAGGAGTGAAGttgatttctagagtttttttttttttttgaataggtcctataaacatatgaaagacaatagcttataggacgtttaaaaaaaaactctaggttTCGACCGATTCGACATGTTCTGAGTTGGCTATCGCCTCATTTCCTAAATTTTCAATAGACAAGGTAGGAGGATAAGttaggtaaaaaaaatcaggagatAGAAAAAGAAGCTCAGATTTGCTGATTATTGCATCTCTTTGTTGCCACCTTTAGTCACGGATTGATCCAAGATTGATGCTTTa
This is a stretch of genomic DNA from Culex pipiens pallens isolate TS chromosome 1, TS_CPP_V2, whole genome shotgun sequence. It encodes these proteins:
- the LOC120414283 gene encoding uncharacterized protein LOC120414283 isoform X2; translated protein: MNDYLQSILHNEISELKKEFPMFDSSTDCTDTPNARHRFRGQLEPVLRPSESLSDALQASAATTQNLNVIQLEPISIKSAKKNPQIVNVKQTFRFPNNFITEKKSYHSYGQARAPAPRNMHSQTSKTIVELYEAEKRDDELLVPRESSDSDVSLDRGLHRNTSYTVMDPVGKKNHHKNCGATKPVDMIMIKPKVRAAAPSTPYFGGRKKRPGSKRKYTRDYFPLTSKSTPKRKLGMYGSLKVDGGDGDSGNLDDPTTTTTTMTTTESSNPSQDSLDDECSTFGTVVQIGRIIDKLQDNIWEVSLHGIRELMETASQVDWKKHEKYVTVINRKMIDFLKSPRSSLCRYACQASGELFREAKSVKRPEFDEIVDILLCKTADPNRFIQKDANVALDKLVTYIPIGHSVRVLAARGPVHKNPLVRTATARLLVCICALSGLDAILGTNASPRTRKEILTMLAKFLTDKNLETRKFGERLYKMLRKHKFFNEYFYKDMDSNCKNNLKRVLKGM
- the LOC120414283 gene encoding uncharacterized protein LOC120414283 isoform X1 translates to MNDYLQSILHNEISELKKEFPMFDSSTDCTDTPNARHRFRGQLEPVLRPSESLSDALQASAATTQNLNVIQLEPISIKSAKKNPQIVNVKQTFRFPNNFITEKKSYHSYGQARAPAPRNMHSQTSKTIVELYEAEKRDDELLVPRESSDSDVSLDRGLHRNTSYTVMDPVGKKNHHKNCGATKPVDMIMIKPKVRAAAPSTPYFGGRKKRPGSKRKYTRDYFPLTSKSTPKRKLGMYGSLKVDGGDGDSGNLDDPTTTTTTMTTTESSNPSQDSLDDECSTFGTVVQIGRIIDKLQDNIWEVSLHGIRELMETASQVDWKKHEKYVTVINRKMIDFLKSPRSSLCRYACQASGELFREAKSVKRPEFDEIVDILLCKTADPNRFIQKDANVALDKLVTYIPIGHSVRVLAARGPVPSAPLQSHKNPLVRTATARLLVCICALSGLDAILGTNASPRTRKEILTMLAKFLTDKNLETRKFGERLYKMLRKHKFFNEYFYKDMDSNCKNNLKRVLKGM